A window of Microbacterium sp. BK668 genomic DNA:
TTCAAGGCCCCCAGCTGGCGAGTGATCACCGATGGCGATGACGTCTGGCAGCGCAACGACTCCGCCCTCAACGTCCCTGAGCCCGAGCTCGCGCTGGTGGTCAACGCCGACGCGGAGATCGTGGGACTCCTCGCTGCGAACGACATGAGCTCCCGCAGCATCGAGGGGGAGAATCCGCTCTACCTGCCGCAGGCGAAGGTCTACGACCGCAGCTGTGTGATTTCGAACGGCATCGTCGTCATTCCGGGCGGCGAGGTCGGTTCCCACGAGATCGTCCTTCGCATCGACCGCGGGGGTGGGACCGTGTTCTCCGGCACCGCGAACAGCTCGCAGCTGCACCGCACACCCGAGTCGCTGGTGGCCGACCTGTACAGCCAACTGGAGTTCCCCGAAGGAGCCGTACTGAGCACCGGGACGGGCATCGTGCCCGACCTGGAGTTCGTTCTCGAGGACGGCGACGTCGTGGTCATCGACATCGAGGGCGTCGGCTCTATCCGGAACGTCGTGCGCACCGCGACCCCGAAGACGAGGGCCTTCGCATGATTGCGACGGCCGACGCCAGCGCCGCGGCCGCCGATGTCGATGCAGCTCTCGCGGGCATCGACGCCACGGCCCGTGAACTCCGGCGGCAGAGCCCCGCGGTGCGAGCCCGACAGCTGAGCGCGATCGCCGATGCTCTCGAGGGGCACCGTGCCGAGCTGGTCGCAATCGCCGCCGGGGAGACGAACCTCGAGGCCGCTCGATTGAACGCCGAGCTGACCCGCACCACCAACCAGCTTCGGATGTTCGGGCGGGTCGTCACCGACTCCCGGTCTCGGACCGAAGTCGATCCGGCAGACCACGTGTCCGGAACGCCCGATGTCCGACGCACGACGCGGCCCGTCGGCCCTGTTGCGGTTTTCGCCGCCGGCAACTTCCCGTTCGCGTTCGGTGTGGCCGGTGGCGACACCGCGTCTGCGCTGGCCGCCGGGTGCCCTGTCGTTGTGAAGCGGCATCCCGGGCACCCTCGGCTCTCCGTTCGCACGGCCGAGATCGTCGTCCAGGCGCTGGCGGGGGCCGGCGCGCCCCACGGTACCTTCCGCAGCGTGGACGGCTTCGACGCGGGGGTCGCGCTCGTCCAGCATCCGTCCATCCGCGCCGCAGCCTTCACGGGATCCACCGCGGGTGGAAGGGCGCTCTTCGACCTGGCCGCTTCGCGCGACCGGCCGATCCCGTTCTACGGCGAGCTCGGCAGCATGAATCCCGTGTTCCTGCTGCCCGACGCCGTGCACGCCGATCCCGGAGGCGTCGCCGACGGGCTGGTCGAATCATTCACGATGGGAGCCGGGCAGTACTGCACCAAGCCGGGGCTCGTCTTCCACCCCTCCGACTACGACCTGGCCGGCATCCTCGCGGAACGCCTTGCAGACTCCGCGACGCTCGCTATGCTGAGCGCCTCGGGCAAAGACCGCTATCTGCGGGCCGTCGAGCAGGTCGCGGCGTCGACGGCCGTGCGCATCGCGTCGGGGCGCCTCGGCGACTCCGTGCCGCTGGTGCTCACCACGTCGCTCGACGAGTTCATCGCCGACATCGATCGCCTTCAGAACGAGTGCTTCGGCCCCGCCACGCTGCTCATCGAGTATGACGATGTCGCCCAGCTGGTCGGTGCCGCCCGCGCGCTCGAAGGATCGCTGACCGCATCCATTTTCACGAGTCGGGAGACGGATGCTGAAGACCGCGCCGCTCGGACGGGGCTTACGGCTCTGCTCGACGAGCTGGCGGAGCTGGCCGGGCGGATCATCTTCAACGGGTGGCCGACCGGGGTCCCCGTGGGTCGAGCGACCACGCACGGAGGCCCGTACCCGTCATCGACAGCGGTGCTGCACACCTCCGTGGGCGTGCACGCCATCGACCGATTCCTCCGGCCGATCACCTACCAGAACGCGCCACCCGCGCTGCTGCCGGTCGGGTTGCGAAACGGGTCAGAACACGAGGGAGAAGAGTCGTGACGGACGTGAGGAAGAACGCGCTCGTGGTGCGCGGCGGATGGGACGGCCACCAGCCGTACGAGACCACCGCGCTGTTCCTGCCCTTCCTCCACGACCACGGCTTCGAGGTGCGCGTGGAGGAGGGGAGCGGGATCTACGCGGATGTGGACTACCTGGAGACCGTGGATCTGATCGTGCAGTGCAACACGATGAACACGATCGAGAAAGCGGAGATCGCCGGGCTCATCGGAGCGGTCCGCTCCGGCACCGGACTGGTGGGCTGGCACGGTGGCATCGCGGATTCGTATCGCAACAGCGCCGACTACCTGCAACTGATCGGCGGCCAGTTCGCCCACCATCCGTCCAAGGCGCAGCCCGAGGACCTGCCGGACGATGCTGCCCGTAACTTCGTGCGCTACACAGTGAACATCGTTCCCGAGCAGGCCGATCATCCTCTCGTTCGAGGACTGGCCGACTTCGAGCTGACCACCGAGCAGTACTGGGTGCTGTCGGACGACTACAACGACGTCCTCGCGACGACGACGCTCGCCGCACGCGACTACGACCCCTGGAACCGTCCGGTCACGTGCCCTGCGGTGTGGACGCGGCAGTGGGGGGAGGGCCTCATCGTCGTCGTGACACCGGGCCATCAGCTGGACATCGTCGAAGACGCCAACGTGCGAACGATCATCGAGCGGGGGATGCTGTGGGCTGCACGCTGACGTCCGTGCGCGTGGGCGTGGTCGGCGTCGGCGCGATCTCCTCGCAATACCTCGACACGCTCGAGCGGCTCGACGTCCTGCACCTGGCCGCCATCGCGGATCTCGATCCCGCGCGCGCGGCGGCGGCCGCGGCCGCGCGGGGAGTCCGTGCCTGCACCGTGGATGAGCTGATGCACGCCGATGATGTCGACCTCGTTCTGAACCTCACCATCCCGGCCGCGCACGCCGAGGTCGCGCTCCGAGCAATACAGGCGGGCAAGTCTGTCTATGGCGAGAAGCCGCTCGCCACCACTCTGGCCGATGCACGAGAGGTGCTGGATGCGGCGGCCGTGGCGGGAGTCGCCGTCGGTTGCGCGCCCGACACAGTGCTCGGCACCGGCATCCAGACCGCTCGAAAGGCGATCGACGATGGGCTGGTGGGCGCCCCGATCGCCGCGACCGCGGTGATGGTGGTGCCCGGCCATGAACGCTGGCACCCCAACCCCGACTTCTACTACCAGCCGGGCGGCGGGCCGCTCCTGGACATGGGGCCGTATTACATCACCGCACTCGTGCACTTGCTCGGACCTGTGGAGTCTGTCATCGGGATGTCGGGGCACACGCGCACCACCCGGACGATCGGTTCCGGGCCGCGTGCGGGGGAGATCATCGCGGTCGAGATCGACACCCACGTCACAGGCGCTTTGCGCCATGCCTCGGGCGCGATCTCGACGCTGGTGATGAGCTTCGACGCGGTGGGTACGCGGTCGGCCAGCATCGAGGTGCACGGGGATCGGGCGTCGATGAGCGTGCCCGATCCCAACAAGTTCATCGGGGCGGTGACGGTTCGCCCCCTGGGTGAGACCGAGTGGAGCGAGCTGGATCCGACCGCCGGCTACATCGACGCGTCTCGCGGCATCGGCATCGCCGACCTCGTGGCGAGCAGCGGCGAGCCACGCGCTACCGGCGAGGTCGCCTTCCATGTCCTGGAGGTGATGCTCGGCGTCCTCGAGGCGGCCCGGTCGGGTCGCACCGTCGTCATCGCGAGTCGGTGCGACATTGCGGCAGCGGTCCCGCTCACCGAAAGTTCGGGGGCCTGACTCTCAGTGCACGATTGCGGTGCGGTGCAGACCCGCAGGTCGACGCGCTCGGCACCGGCGGGTGGTGGAGAGCACCCCTGGCTCGCCCTGCGCCTATAGGGGCGTGCTGAGCAGCCAGCGACTGGAGATGTGCTTGGCCATCTCCAACGCCGCGGCTTCGGCATCCCCCGCCTGGAGGTGGTCGTAGATCCGCCGGTGGTCGGCATTGGCGGCTGCGTAGAT
This region includes:
- a CDS encoding fumarylacetoacetate hydrolase family protein; the protein is MKIVRYESVPANEPAVGVVVGDAMYPLPVTSVGVLLALGRAELNALLANAIAGTPAEPLPSRLLPPIDGRTEVWASGVTYTRSRTARMEESQDADIYDRVYNAARPELFFKAPSWRVITDGDDVWQRNDSALNVPEPELALVVNADAEIVGLLAANDMSSRSIEGENPLYLPQAKVYDRSCVISNGIVVIPGGEVGSHEIVLRIDRGGGTVFSGTANSSQLHRTPESLVADLYSQLEFPEGAVLSTGTGIVPDLEFVLEDGDVVVIDIEGVGSIRNVVRTATPKTRAFA
- a CDS encoding aldehyde dehydrogenase (NADP(+)) — protein: MIATADASAAAADVDAALAGIDATARELRRQSPAVRARQLSAIADALEGHRAELVAIAAGETNLEAARLNAELTRTTNQLRMFGRVVTDSRSRTEVDPADHVSGTPDVRRTTRPVGPVAVFAAGNFPFAFGVAGGDTASALAAGCPVVVKRHPGHPRLSVRTAEIVVQALAGAGAPHGTFRSVDGFDAGVALVQHPSIRAAAFTGSTAGGRALFDLAASRDRPIPFYGELGSMNPVFLLPDAVHADPGGVADGLVESFTMGAGQYCTKPGLVFHPSDYDLAGILAERLADSATLAMLSASGKDRYLRAVEQVAASTAVRIASGRLGDSVPLVLTTSLDEFIADIDRLQNECFGPATLLIEYDDVAQLVGAARALEGSLTASIFTSRETDAEDRAARTGLTALLDELAELAGRIIFNGWPTGVPVGRATTHGGPYPSSTAVLHTSVGVHAIDRFLRPITYQNAPPALLPVGLRNGSEHEGEES
- a CDS encoding ThuA domain-containing protein; protein product: MTDVRKNALVVRGGWDGHQPYETTALFLPFLHDHGFEVRVEEGSGIYADVDYLETVDLIVQCNTMNTIEKAEIAGLIGAVRSGTGLVGWHGGIADSYRNSADYLQLIGGQFAHHPSKAQPEDLPDDAARNFVRYTVNIVPEQADHPLVRGLADFELTTEQYWVLSDDYNDVLATTTLAARDYDPWNRPVTCPAVWTRQWGEGLIVVVTPGHQLDIVEDANVRTIIERGMLWAAR
- a CDS encoding Gfo/Idh/MocA family oxidoreductase; this encodes MRVGVVGVGAISSQYLDTLERLDVLHLAAIADLDPARAAAAAAARGVRACTVDELMHADDVDLVLNLTIPAAHAEVALRAIQAGKSVYGEKPLATTLADAREVLDAAAVAGVAVGCAPDTVLGTGIQTARKAIDDGLVGAPIAATAVMVVPGHERWHPNPDFYYQPGGGPLLDMGPYYITALVHLLGPVESVIGMSGHTRTTRTIGSGPRAGEIIAVEIDTHVTGALRHASGAISTLVMSFDAVGTRSASIEVHGDRASMSVPDPNKFIGAVTVRPLGETEWSELDPTAGYIDASRGIGIADLVASSGEPRATGEVAFHVLEVMLGVLEAARSGRTVVIASRCDIAAAVPLTESSGA